GCCCTTGTCAGCAAGTTGGAACAGGCGCGTCTCGACACCCTCCGTCAAGAGGTCACGGCCCGCCGTCCCTATAAGGACATCCGGTGCGAATGGCAGGCCGCCCTGGAGACCGCCTGGGCCGCCGACTCACGGGCGCAGGCCACCCCATACAAGGACATATTGGATCTGACCCTGGCCCATCTCAACAAAACGGTCCGGCAACTCTACGATTCGATCCAGGAAAGCCCCAGCCCCGCCACGGCAGCCACGCCCTCCGAGGCGCGCCCCAACTCCGAGGCCGAGCAGGGCAAAATCAAGGACCTGCGGCAGAATCCCGCCAAACCGGAAGAGCAGAATCCCGAACCGCCCAAAGAGGTCCAACCCCCTGTTCCCAAAACCAGCCCGAAAGATGGCGGTAGCGAGGGGGCCGCCGATGCCGTCCTGAGCCGGACCCGGGTAGACCGCCGGAACGAGCCGGACGGCATTCTCCTGCTGACCGGAGCCGCTACCGGCCCCGCCACGGCCCGTTTATTAAGCCAGACGGGGGTAACCAACTGCAACGTCTCATTCGATCCTGGAAAGCCGCAGGACGCCGCCACGGCCATCTTTGAAGCCATGACTCCGCAGTTGAAAGCCTTGTGGACGAACACGGTGCATGAATGGCAGAAGGAGCATAGCGGACTGGGCTTCCTGAAGCGACGGACCCCGCCCAAACTCAAACTCTTCATCGTCATTGAGAGCGAGGATGTCCGGCACCGGATGAGCCTGATGCTCCGGCAGCATATTGAGGATGCGCTCACCGCCTGGGGCAAGACCGCCGGAAAAGGAACCCCTGACGTTGAACTGGACTGGAAGGTCGGCCTGACCTTCGACCAACCTGCCACCACGCCTTAGGAGCCTACGGCTTACGCCTTGGGGATGAAGCCGCTCTCCTTCAGCCAGAAGACCAGATCCTGGGCCCAGGGGTGGGGATTTTCAAAAGGCCATTTGGAGACCAGGCCAATCCCATGCGAGCCCTTGGCATAGATGTGCAAATCAAAGGGGACATTGTGGCGTCGGAGGGCTGCGGCAAACTGCATGCTGTTTTCCATCTTCACCCCGCCATCCGCCCAGGTGTGCCAGATGAAACAGGGCGGTGTCTGGTCGGTCACATTCAGTTCCGCCGAAAGGTGGCGCATCTGCTCGGCCGTCGGAGCATCACCCAGCAGATTGGTTCGTGAGCCGGTATGCGTGACGTCATCGTCCACCATGGAGAGGACCGCATAACACAACACCCCGAAATCCGGTCGTGAACTGACGCGCTCGACGGGATCTGAGTCAGCGGCCTGTCCGGCATCAAAATGGGTAATGAGCGAGGAGGCCAGATGGCCGCCGGCCGATGACCCCATGATCCCGATCCGGTCAGGACTGATCCCCCAGCGGGCCGCCCCGGCGCGCACTACCCTTAAGGCACGCGCCGCATCCTGCAGCATGACCGGATGCCGGTAGCCCGAAGAGCCCAGCCGGTATTTTAACACAAAGGCCGCCAAGCCCTGCTGATTCAAATAGAGGGCATAGTCGCGCCCTTCGTGCCCCGCCAACCCCCAGTAGCCCCCACCGGGACAG
The bacterium genome window above contains:
- a CDS encoding alpha/beta hydrolase; translated protein: MMTVAAEPKERTELIELWPDGAPGAFGKEDTDRPSLEVYLPEAGKACGSAMVICPGGGYWGLAGHEGRDYALYLNQQGLAAFVLKYRLGSSGYRHPVMLQDAARALRVVRAGAARWGISPDRIGIMGSSAGGHLASSLITHFDAGQAADSDPVERVSSRPDFGVLCYAVLSMVDDDVTHTGSRTNLLGDAPTAEQMRHLSAELNVTDQTPPCFIWHTWADGGVKMENSMQFAAALRRHNVPFDLHIYAKGSHGIGLVSKWPFENPHPWAQDLVFWLKESGFIPKA